One region of Sulfurisphaera ohwakuensis genomic DNA includes:
- the gatA gene encoding Asp-tRNA(Asn)/Glu-tRNA(Gln) amidotransferase subunit GatA, with product MITKLVEDLLNKNLDIDEYVERTYERIEKIEKKIKAFITIRDKEEVKREVREKLKNPKGKLSGILIAIKDNISTKGIRTTCASRMLEDYVPPYDATVIEKLKQEGAVILGKTNMDEFAMGSTTETSYFGPTRNPWDLERTPGGSSGGSGAALAAGIVDIALGSDTGGSIRAPAAYNAVFGLKPSYGTVSRFGLVAYANSLEQIGPMAKNAEDLALLYSIISGDDPKDATTIHFEPQVPEKVDLKDVKIAVLKDIVEASDKPVVSIFNSTLDKLSSEGAIIKEVNLGYAEYALPAYYIIAMSEASSNLARFDGVRYGYSKYYEGNWRETFAKNRGEGFGIEVKRRILLGSFILSAGYYEEFYIKALKIRRLIKDNVDNILKEFDLIASPTMPILPPKIGEVVEDPIKMYAMDLNTVIANLAGVPALSQPAGFYNNLPIGLQLMGRYLSDYYIMAISAKIEKVLNLYDLTAPIS from the coding sequence ATGATTACGAAACTGGTAGAAGACTTACTAAATAAGAACTTAGATATTGATGAATATGTTGAAAGAACATATGAAAGAATCGAGAAAATTGAGAAAAAAATCAAAGCGTTTATAACAATAAGGGATAAAGAAGAAGTTAAGAGAGAAGTAAGAGAAAAGCTTAAGAACCCTAAAGGGAAATTATCTGGAATTCTAATAGCTATTAAGGATAACATCTCCACAAAAGGAATTAGAACCACTTGTGCTTCTAGAATGTTAGAGGATTATGTACCGCCATATGATGCTACTGTAATAGAAAAATTAAAGCAAGAAGGAGCAGTTATTCTAGGCAAAACAAATATGGATGAATTTGCAATGGGATCGACAACGGAGACAAGTTATTTTGGCCCTACAAGAAATCCTTGGGATCTAGAGAGAACACCTGGGGGAAGCTCTGGGGGAAGCGGAGCCGCATTAGCTGCAGGAATAGTAGATATAGCTTTAGGTAGTGATACTGGAGGTTCAATAAGAGCGCCAGCTGCGTATAATGCCGTATTTGGCTTAAAGCCTTCTTATGGGACAGTTAGTAGATTTGGGTTAGTAGCTTATGCAAATAGTTTAGAACAAATAGGACCGATGGCAAAAAATGCTGAAGATCTGGCTTTACTCTATTCAATAATCTCTGGTGATGACCCTAAAGATGCTACCACAATTCATTTTGAACCCCAAGTACCGGAAAAAGTAGATCTGAAAGATGTTAAAATTGCTGTTTTGAAGGATATAGTAGAGGCATCAGATAAACCAGTTGTTTCGATATTTAACTCAACTCTAGATAAATTAAGTTCTGAGGGGGCAATAATTAAAGAAGTGAATTTAGGATATGCTGAATATGCTTTACCGGCTTATTATATTATTGCTATGTCAGAGGCTAGCTCTAATTTAGCTAGATTTGATGGTGTAAGATACGGATATAGTAAATACTATGAAGGTAATTGGAGAGAGACTTTTGCTAAAAATAGAGGAGAAGGATTTGGAATAGAAGTTAAAAGAAGAATATTATTAGGAAGCTTTATCCTAAGTGCAGGATATTATGAAGAGTTCTATATTAAAGCACTTAAAATTAGAAGATTAATAAAAGATAATGTTGATAATATACTTAAAGAATTCGATCTAATAGCATCACCAACTATGCCTATATTGCCCCCAAAAATAGGTGAGGTAGTTGAGGATCCTATTAAAATGTATGCTATGGATCTAAACACTGTAATTGCAAATTTAGCTGGAGTACCAGCTTTATCTCAGCCAGCAGGATTCTATAATAATTTACCCATAGGATTACAACTTATGGGAAGATATTTGTCGGACTATTACATTATGGCTATTTCAGCAAAAATAGAAAAAGTACTTAACCTTTATGATTTAACAGCACCTATAAGTTAA
- the gatC gene encoding Asp-tRNA(Asn) amidotransferase subunit GatC, with amino-acid sequence MKIEVNNELISRLQNLALVELNDREKERIKRDIKNILDFFDQINKLDLSNVEPLFHPISTGKLRKDEIIKPLSRDEALSNVKRKEDGFIVGPATYGE; translated from the coding sequence GTGAAGATCGAAGTAAATAATGAACTTATTTCTAGATTACAGAATTTAGCCCTAGTAGAATTAAATGATAGAGAAAAAGAAAGAATAAAACGAGATATAAAGAATATTCTCGATTTCTTTGATCAGATAAATAAACTAGACCTTTCTAATGTAGAACCTTTATTTCATCCTATATCTACTGGTAAGCTTAGAAAAGATGAAATTATAAAACCATTGAGTAGAGACGAAGCATTAAGTAATGTGAAAAGAAAGGAGGATGGTTTTATAGTAGGACCTGCTACCTATGGGGAGTAA
- the cutA gene encoding divalent-cation tolerance protein CutA: MSYIIALTTIGGMESAKKIAKTLVDERLAACVNIIPYVKSFYVWEDKTTEDDESLLIIKSDEKVKEKLINRIKELHTYTLPEIIIINFNDGLPDYLKWISESVRRSEDRSK; this comes from the coding sequence ATGTCGTATATTATTGCTCTTACAACAATTGGTGGAATGGAGTCCGCTAAGAAGATAGCAAAAACTCTAGTTGATGAAAGACTTGCAGCTTGTGTTAATATAATACCTTATGTAAAATCCTTTTATGTCTGGGAAGACAAAACCACTGAAGATGATGAAAGCTTATTAATAATAAAAAGCGATGAAAAGGTAAAGGAAAAATTAATAAACAGAATAAAGGAACTTCACACTTATACTCTACCAGAAATTATTATAATAAACTTTAATGATGGCTTACCAGATTATTTAAAATGGATTAGTGAGAGCGTGAGAAGAAGTGAAGATCGAAGTAAATAA
- a CDS encoding DEAD/DEAH box helicase, with product MLLKTFYTQQWLDDETFKKLLTFSRFLGRDKNGSQFVIDIERARRNKVKLDDILSILSELGIELSETDLREMAKYLPEYDVEFELKDGKLIIKPHVFILDIIKDYKDKGILKYDKQSKVYVTDPYYYYQIKNRLEENGLKIKDLGLDVKELNINFKGELRDYQKEAVDTWLQRGSGVIALPTGAGKTVIGIKIITEVRKSTLIVTFTKDQMLQWRDAILKFTNANRSDIGLYYSEEKNIRPITITTYHTAYRHIVELSGKFELLIIDEAHHLPADRFKEIALKCIASKRLGLSATPVREDGKHEELFKLMGGLIYFKTPQELIQKGYLAPFELIQIRVNLAPKEKIKYATLLSQFRKVSGGKKVSELIQLVKEGNSNAIEAMKIYNEMKKIVNLAENKLKALDDIIQKESGNKILIFTQYVDQAEEIAKKYNAYLITGKTNKNEREKILRIFKTLKSGILVLTTVGDEGLDIPDANVGIIVTGTGSRRQFIQRLGRLLRPSNGKVARLYEIVTRGTAEEYQASKRKDITFGLDIYSSSEEDLV from the coding sequence ATGCTCTTGAAGACTTTTTATACACAGCAATGGCTTGATGATGAGACATTTAAAAAATTGCTAACGTTTTCTAGGTTTTTAGGTAGAGATAAGAATGGTTCACAATTCGTGATAGACATAGAAAGAGCAAGAAGAAATAAAGTTAAATTAGATGATATACTTTCTATTTTATCTGAACTTGGTATAGAACTAAGTGAAACCGACTTAAGGGAAATGGCTAAATATTTGCCCGAGTATGATGTAGAATTTGAACTTAAAGATGGAAAGTTAATAATAAAACCTCACGTTTTCATTCTAGATATTATAAAGGATTACAAAGATAAAGGCATTTTAAAATATGATAAGCAGAGTAAGGTGTATGTAACGGATCCATACTACTACTATCAGATAAAAAATAGATTAGAAGAAAACGGACTAAAGATTAAAGACCTGGGATTAGATGTAAAAGAATTAAACATTAATTTCAAGGGAGAACTGAGAGATTATCAGAAAGAGGCAGTAGATACGTGGCTACAACGTGGTTCTGGAGTAATAGCACTTCCTACTGGTGCAGGTAAAACAGTCATTGGAATAAAAATAATTACTGAAGTTAGGAAGTCGACACTAATAGTTACATTTACTAAGGATCAAATGTTACAGTGGAGGGATGCAATACTTAAATTTACAAATGCGAATAGAAGTGATATTGGTCTTTACTACTCTGAGGAAAAGAACATAAGACCTATCACAATAACAACATATCATACTGCATATAGGCATATAGTTGAACTATCTGGCAAATTTGAGCTTTTGATAATAGACGAAGCGCATCATTTACCCGCAGATAGATTTAAAGAGATAGCGCTTAAGTGTATAGCCTCTAAAAGGCTTGGTCTTTCAGCTACTCCAGTGAGGGAAGATGGAAAGCACGAGGAGTTATTTAAATTGATGGGCGGATTAATATATTTTAAAACTCCCCAAGAATTAATTCAGAAGGGTTATTTAGCCCCATTCGAATTAATTCAGATTAGAGTTAATTTAGCGCCTAAAGAAAAAATAAAGTATGCTACTTTACTCTCCCAGTTTAGAAAAGTTTCTGGAGGTAAAAAGGTTTCGGAGCTAATACAGTTAGTAAAAGAAGGTAATTCTAATGCTATTGAAGCTATGAAAATTTATAATGAAATGAAAAAAATTGTTAATCTAGCTGAAAATAAATTAAAGGCTCTTGACGATATAATCCAAAAGGAAAGTGGAAATAAAATACTAATTTTTACACAATACGTAGATCAAGCTGAAGAAATTGCAAAGAAGTATAATGCTTATTTAATAACCGGTAAGACAAATAAGAATGAAAGAGAAAAAATTCTGCGAATATTTAAAACATTAAAATCTGGGATACTAGTGTTAACTACTGTAGGTGATGAAGGACTAGATATACCAGACGCTAATGTAGGAATAATAGTTACCGGAACTGGCTCAAGAAGACAATTTATTCAAAGACTAGGAAGGCTCTTAAGACCAAGTAATGGTAAGGTCGCAAGACTTTATGAAATAGTTACTAGAGGTACGGCAGAAGAGTATCAAGCTTCTAAAAGGAAAGATATAACATTTGGATTAGATATTTATTCTTCTTCAGAAGAAGATTTGGTATAA
- the albA gene encoding DNA-binding protein Alba, whose amino-acid sequence MSSTATPTPSNVVLVGKKPVMNYVLAALTLLNQGVSEIIIKARGRAISKAVDTVEIVRNRFLPDKIEVKEIRIGSQVVTSQDGRQSRVSTIEIAIRKKA is encoded by the coding sequence ATGAGCAGCACTGCAACCCCAACTCCAAGCAATGTAGTATTAGTAGGTAAAAAGCCAGTAATGAATTATGTCTTAGCAGCTCTAACTCTATTAAACCAAGGTGTAAGTGAAATAATAATAAAGGCTAGAGGTAGAGCAATAAGCAAAGCCGTAGACACTGTAGAAATAGTGAGAAATAGATTCTTACCAGACAAAATAGAAGTTAAGGAAATTAGGATAGGAAGCCAAGTAGTAACAAGCCAAGATGGTAGGCAATCTAGAGTATCAACAATCGAGATAGCTATAAGGAAGAAAGCATAA
- the rgy gene encoding reverse gyrase, translating into MLKVYYTFGCPNCGGPIDDEHLLAGVPCSKCLPGRVENLDYRVIYDLLVKNSTLKGYAEYFYDNETFEEIVRIFKRVIGNEPWNLQKYWIKRLAKSESFSLSAPTGLGKTTTLLVYSLFFSNTTLYVVPTNSLKDQICERLRNMGAKVSCNDVKEEYINVATFNRILRHYDNYVSLQPKLVIVDDSDMILKSGKTTEVMAKILGISEEIFQYAISLIRLKRILKFNEDDKELKNKIVELEYKIGSWKPFVQFLVASATLRPKGIKQQALRTLIGFEPSTIQTYLRNIADLYYQGVDIEAILDKISDNGGLLLVSKEYGREKMLELKEVIEKRGYSAGLAISGRKFLNKFTEGKIDYLIGSASYYGVAVRGLDEPKRLKYVIFYGIPKIRLNLTDALNNPSLIVKIGELLNIDVKDIRRKLLFLSPPEFQILRYSLMKGEELSGKLKDIKVNLINIKEKIWDVLKSNNIKKLKADTFLVTENNGKYYVYIPDTVTYIQASGRSSRIISNGLTFGISIVLVDNIDLLDILSQKLKKIIPNFIFKNINEVDIRELKSLAVSSREVSTSQKKKINIKTILLIVESPTKAKTIARLFGRPSRREVHGIPVYETIILVNDEILITNIIATKGHITDLTTENIGYYGVEVDNNEFNAYYSPIYKCYNCGKTFTIKSNTCPYCGSVFISSSEKVVSALRKLSTEVDEIYIASDPDQEGEKIAYDVAMLISPYNKNIYRIKYHEITRNGILDAILNKGKINMNLVKSQIVRRIEDRWIGFELSSALKSMFYERNHGSGRVQGPVLSWIVERTKEYKKNYGWILYIKLGDYAIKKFFRTKEEANKFIEKLNIKINLISERKEIQNPLPPFTTDSLLMDAYDKLGISSQIVMKIAQDLFESGLITYHRTDSTHVSALGISIAKEYLESKNLNNSFSGRSWGNEGTHEAIRPTSSMDTESLIKDIEDNPNKYFIKFTKYHLRIYDLIFRRFIASQMKPAEVTYSKFEIFINGEKLEVELPTKISGGFSTIYPLKTYVVSEKHSTYLTKGSIIPLFTYAEIIKNMKEKEIGRPSTYAKTISALIRHGYVVESKRKALLIATNKGIKAYEFLSSCCSDLISENRTKLLLQKIDKIANGDVNVDYVLEDLHKEITQISRKLVNSLKLDTNV; encoded by the coding sequence ATGCTGAAGGTTTACTATACGTTTGGTTGTCCTAACTGTGGTGGTCCTATCGATGATGAACATTTACTAGCCGGAGTTCCATGTAGTAAATGTTTACCTGGAAGAGTAGAAAATTTAGATTACAGAGTAATCTATGATTTGTTAGTTAAAAATTCTACGTTGAAAGGTTATGCAGAATACTTTTATGATAATGAAACTTTTGAAGAAATAGTTAGGATATTTAAACGGGTAATAGGAAATGAGCCCTGGAATTTGCAAAAATATTGGATAAAAAGATTAGCCAAGAGTGAGAGCTTTTCACTCTCAGCGCCTACTGGATTAGGGAAAACCACAACTCTTCTAGTATATTCATTATTCTTTAGTAATACGACTTTATACGTAGTTCCAACCAACTCTTTAAAAGATCAGATATGCGAACGATTAAGAAACATGGGGGCTAAGGTTAGCTGTAATGATGTTAAAGAAGAATACATAAATGTTGCAACCTTCAATAGAATATTAAGGCATTATGATAACTATGTCAGTCTACAACCAAAGTTAGTCATAGTTGATGATTCTGATATGATTCTAAAAAGTGGTAAAACGACAGAGGTAATGGCTAAAATACTTGGGATATCAGAGGAAATTTTCCAGTATGCTATCAGTTTAATAAGATTGAAAAGAATTCTTAAATTTAACGAAGATGATAAAGAGTTAAAAAATAAAATAGTAGAACTAGAATATAAAATTGGTAGCTGGAAGCCTTTCGTTCAGTTTCTAGTAGCTAGTGCTACGTTAAGGCCAAAGGGTATAAAACAACAAGCCTTAAGAACATTAATAGGATTTGAGCCCTCTACTATTCAGACTTATTTGAGAAACATAGCCGATTTATATTATCAAGGAGTAGATATAGAAGCAATTTTAGATAAAATTTCAGATAATGGCGGACTATTATTAGTTTCCAAAGAATATGGAAGAGAAAAAATGTTAGAATTAAAGGAAGTTATAGAAAAACGAGGATATTCTGCTGGTCTTGCTATATCTGGAAGAAAATTCCTCAATAAATTTACTGAAGGTAAAATTGATTACTTGATTGGTTCTGCCAGTTATTATGGAGTAGCAGTAAGAGGTCTTGATGAGCCTAAAAGGCTAAAATATGTAATCTTCTATGGCATACCTAAAATTAGGTTAAATTTAACCGATGCACTAAACAATCCGTCTCTTATAGTAAAAATAGGAGAATTACTTAATATAGATGTAAAAGATATCAGAAGAAAGCTTCTATTCCTAAGTCCCCCAGAATTTCAAATATTAAGGTATAGTTTAATGAAAGGTGAAGAGCTTAGCGGAAAACTAAAAGATATTAAAGTTAATCTAATAAATATTAAAGAAAAAATATGGGACGTTTTAAAGAGTAATAACATTAAAAAACTGAAAGCAGATACATTTCTAGTAACTGAAAATAATGGTAAATACTACGTATATATACCCGATACTGTCACCTATATTCAGGCTTCTGGTAGAAGTAGTAGAATAATTAGTAACGGTTTAACATTTGGTATTAGCATAGTGCTAGTGGATAATATTGATTTGTTGGATATTCTTTCACAAAAACTAAAGAAAATTATACCAAATTTTATATTTAAAAATATAAATGAAGTAGATATAAGAGAATTAAAATCTTTGGCTGTCTCAAGTAGAGAAGTATCTACGTCCCAGAAAAAGAAAATAAATATTAAGACTATATTGCTAATAGTAGAATCTCCTACGAAAGCTAAGACTATAGCAAGACTATTTGGAAGACCTAGTAGAAGAGAAGTTCATGGCATACCTGTCTATGAAACTATAATTTTAGTTAACGACGAGATTTTAATAACCAATATTATAGCTACTAAAGGCCATATAACCGACTTAACTACAGAAAATATAGGTTACTATGGCGTTGAAGTCGATAATAATGAATTTAACGCGTACTATTCGCCAATTTATAAATGCTATAATTGTGGAAAAACGTTTACAATCAAGTCTAACACATGTCCTTACTGCGGGTCTGTATTTATCTCATCATCAGAGAAAGTTGTTTCAGCATTAAGAAAGTTAAGCACAGAAGTAGATGAAATATACATAGCATCTGACCCAGATCAAGAAGGAGAAAAGATTGCATATGATGTAGCTATGTTAATTAGTCCCTATAATAAGAATATTTATAGAATTAAATATCACGAAATTACTAGAAATGGAATTTTAGATGCTATATTAAATAAAGGAAAAATTAATATGAATCTAGTAAAATCACAAATAGTAAGAAGAATAGAAGATAGATGGATCGGTTTTGAGCTGAGCTCGGCATTAAAATCTATGTTTTATGAAAGGAATCATGGTTCAGGTAGAGTGCAAGGGCCTGTGTTAAGTTGGATTGTAGAGAGAACAAAAGAGTATAAGAAGAATTATGGTTGGATTCTTTATATAAAGTTAGGAGATTACGCTATAAAGAAATTCTTTAGGACCAAAGAGGAAGCAAATAAATTCATAGAAAAATTAAATATTAAAATCAATTTAATATCTGAAAGAAAGGAAATACAAAATCCTTTGCCACCATTCACTACAGATTCGTTATTGATGGATGCATATGATAAACTAGGGATTAGTTCCCAAATAGTAATGAAAATTGCACAAGACCTATTTGAATCTGGTTTAATAACCTATCATAGGACTGATAGTACTCATGTATCTGCATTAGGTATATCAATTGCGAAAGAATATCTTGAATCTAAAAACTTAAATAATAGCTTTAGTGGTAGATCATGGGGAAATGAAGGCACACATGAAGCAATTAGACCAACATCTTCAATGGATACAGAGAGTCTTATTAAAGATATTGAGGATAATCCTAATAAATATTTCATAAAGTTCACTAAATATCATTTAAGAATATATGATTTAATATTTAGAAGATTTATAGCAAGTCAAATGAAGCCAGCCGAGGTTACTTATAGCAAATTTGAAATATTTATAAATGGTGAAAAACTTGAGGTAGAGTTACCCACAAAAATAAGTGGTGGATTTTCTACAATTTATCCTTTAAAAACTTATGTAGTAAGTGAAAAACATTCCACATATTTGACTAAAGGATCTATAATACCATTATTTACATATGCTGAGATAATAAAGAATATGAAAGAAAAAGAAATAGGAAGACCTAGCACTTACGCTAAGACTATTTCCGCACTTATAAGGCATGGATATGTAGTAGAAAGCAAAAGAAAGGCATTGCTTATAGCTACTAACAAAGGCATAAAGGCTTATGAATTTTTATCTTCATGTTGTAGTGACTTAATTAGTGAAAATAGGACAAAATTGTTATTACAGAAAATAGATAAAATAGCAAATGGTGATGTAAATGTCGACTATGTACTAGAAGATTTACACAAGGAGATTACACAAATATCTCGAAAATTAGTAAACTCTCTTAAGCTTGATACTAATGTATGA
- a CDS encoding ribonuclease P subunit p25 family protein gives MTVKKPNEILISRTKRVEDYVLDVIVMFNQGYDEVELKGVGNSIYKAVEVYNQLKDRLGDGIILEKADIGSEVKDRRRISYISIKLKRVY, from the coding sequence ATGACTGTGAAAAAGCCAAATGAAATTTTAATAAGTAGAACAAAAAGGGTAGAAGATTATGTTTTAGATGTAATAGTTATGTTTAATCAAGGATATGATGAAGTAGAACTTAAGGGTGTGGGAAATAGCATATATAAAGCCGTTGAAGTCTATAATCAACTTAAAGATAGACTTGGAGATGGCATAATTTTAGAAAAAGCTGATATAGGAAGCGAAGTAAAAGACAGAAGAAGAATATCATACATTAGTATCAAGCTTAAGAGAGTTTACTAA
- a CDS encoding DEAD/DEAH box helicase — translation MNNLHAKLLTLIKEKGWDELTPVQKQTLSPILEGYNTLVIAPTGYGKTEAALLPIFNLMLHENIKPVAVLYITPLKALINDITLRIEWWANKLGFIVSRKHGEVPQKEKSYRLRKAPHILVTTPEGLEIDLDWATKFREYYKNLRWVIIDEVHELINSKRGAQLSLLLERLKNFIGYDFQRIGLSATINNEEIVAKLIFGSSQRRHHIIRVSSSKSFDVKISKIPSEKDIWESAAKTILSKIERPSLLFTNSRFTTERLYEELEKMNANDIYVHHSSISKEEKIKVETSLREGKANLVICTRTLELGIHVGDIKKVFLYRPPPSVASFLQRLGRSGHAVNSVSRGEILCLYDFDILESLALYKLAKNGKIESPYIFPYLDVASREIIGLALQYDEINVDQVYEIITSSYYYRNLSRQKFDELIRYLAKREVIKIENNSIKLGKAFFKIWRFEKDNKMSWAKEFSEFFSFINTDDTFSIRFENTPVGEIDAIYVYRHLRNNDIIRISGKIWKIVNIDFNKHLINVVPVNNGEGEIPIWKGENISKSNLLTSELADVIKDLDKEKELLDKEAKLSIEKFINYYKVHNLPLPSQKIIYVEKDDDEIIYSTIISEKIANTISHMLLYLATKKYNLNVSARASIYGFSIRGIKEDLFKEILALDYKDIKKLIIKSILRSPLFFAIAKEIQYSFGKLGKLIPKEDKIIIREALKQTVSRYFSIKGTLNYISKIKEGKVRLIAIEGLTPLGKAVLTHTPIRPWISDLQLKIYQALKGGAYTLEELAELVGVSKKTLELKLKKMRKPCSKYRTLSFIDIDSGETRWCLAEDIKDIVDSGDYYNSFSPINLDETYIAVMRPLQSEGTTEIVFRVKDLVENPNYFLRKIPFNEILELRLKDPNDALIFSISPKYYYVSKTTVGFLVLNAVSYIQNKKFG, via the coding sequence GTGAATAATTTGCACGCTAAGTTGCTGACCCTTATAAAAGAAAAAGGATGGGACGAACTAACACCGGTACAAAAGCAAACATTATCTCCAATTTTGGAAGGATATAACACATTAGTTATTGCACCCACTGGTTATGGCAAAACAGAAGCTGCACTTTTACCGATATTTAATTTAATGCTTCATGAAAACATAAAACCAGTTGCCGTACTATATATAACACCATTAAAAGCTCTAATTAATGATATAACGTTAAGAATAGAATGGTGGGCAAACAAACTTGGGTTTATTGTCAGCAGAAAACACGGAGAGGTTCCACAAAAGGAAAAAAGTTACAGATTAAGAAAAGCTCCTCATATCTTAGTTACAACACCAGAAGGACTAGAAATTGATTTAGATTGGGCGACTAAATTTAGGGAATATTATAAAAATTTACGATGGGTTATAATAGATGAAGTTCATGAGTTAATAAATTCTAAAAGGGGAGCTCAACTATCTTTACTCCTTGAAAGACTAAAGAATTTTATTGGATATGATTTCCAGAGAATTGGATTATCTGCTACTATAAATAATGAAGAGATAGTTGCCAAACTTATATTTGGATCCTCTCAAAGAAGGCATCACATAATAAGAGTAAGTTCTTCAAAGTCTTTTGATGTAAAAATATCTAAAATTCCCTCTGAAAAAGATATATGGGAATCCGCTGCAAAAACTATTTTATCAAAAATTGAAAGACCTAGTTTATTATTTACAAATTCAAGGTTCACTACGGAAAGACTGTATGAAGAACTTGAAAAAATGAATGCAAACGATATTTATGTTCATCACTCTTCTATATCAAAAGAAGAGAAAATAAAAGTAGAAACAAGTTTAAGGGAAGGAAAAGCTAATCTCGTTATATGTACTAGGACTCTTGAACTTGGTATACACGTAGGAGATATTAAAAAGGTGTTCTTATATAGACCTCCACCCTCAGTAGCTTCATTCTTGCAAAGATTAGGTAGAAGTGGGCATGCAGTAAATAGTGTTTCTCGAGGAGAAATATTATGCTTATACGACTTTGACATATTAGAAAGTTTAGCACTTTACAAATTGGCTAAAAATGGGAAAATTGAAAGCCCCTATATATTCCCGTATCTCGATGTTGCATCAAGAGAAATAATTGGCTTAGCGTTACAGTATGATGAAATAAATGTAGATCAAGTATATGAAATTATAACATCATCTTATTATTATAGGAATCTTTCTAGGCAAAAATTTGATGAATTAATTAGGTACTTAGCCAAAAGAGAAGTGATTAAAATAGAAAATAATAGTATTAAATTAGGCAAAGCATTCTTCAAAATATGGCGATTTGAAAAAGATAATAAGATGAGTTGGGCTAAAGAATTTTCAGAGTTCTTCTCATTTATAAATACTGATGATACTTTCTCTATCCGTTTTGAAAATACGCCAGTAGGTGAAATAGATGCTATATATGTTTACAGACACTTAAGAAATAACGATATTATTAGAATAAGTGGAAAAATATGGAAAATAGTAAATATAGATTTTAATAAGCATTTAATTAATGTAGTTCCTGTAAATAATGGAGAAGGAGAAATACCTATTTGGAAAGGAGAAAACATATCTAAGTCTAATCTACTAACTTCTGAATTAGCTGATGTTATTAAAGACCTAGATAAAGAAAAGGAATTATTAGATAAAGAGGCTAAGTTATCAATAGAGAAATTTATTAATTATTATAAAGTCCATAATTTACCGCTACCTTCACAAAAAATTATCTATGTAGAAAAAGATGACGATGAAATAATATATTCTACGATTATTTCAGAAAAAATAGCTAATACAATATCGCATATGCTATTATATTTAGCTACAAAGAAATATAATCTGAATGTATCTGCGAGAGCATCAATTTATGGTTTTTCGATAAGAGGTATTAAAGAGGATTTATTTAAAGAGATATTGGCATTGGATTATAAAGATATTAAAAAATTAATAATTAAATCAATATTAAGATCTCCATTATTTTTTGCAATAGCTAAAGAAATTCAATATAGTTTCGGCAAATTAGGAAAACTTATTCCAAAAGAGGATAAAATTATTATAAGAGAAGCTCTCAAACAGACAGTATCTAGATACTTTAGTATAAAGGGAACGCTTAACTATATTAGTAAAATAAAAGAAGGAAAAGTTAGACTAATTGCCATAGAAGGATTAACACCATTAGGAAAAGCCGTTTTAACTCATACTCCAATAAGACCTTGGATTTCCGATTTACAGTTAAAAATCTACCAAGCATTAAAAGGAGGAGCTTACACATTAGAAGAGTTGGCTGAACTAGTTGGAGTTTCGAAAAAAACATTAGAGTTAAAGCTAAAGAAAATGAGAAAACCTTGCTCTAAATATAGAACGTTATCATTCATAGATATTGATAGTGGAGAAACGAGATGGTGCTTAGCTGAAGATATAAAAGATATAGTAGACTCAGGAGATTATTATAATTCCTTTAGTCCAATAAATCTTGATGAAACATACATTGCAGTAATGAGACCATTACAATCTGAAGGAACAACAGAAATAGTTTTCAGAGTTAAAGATTTAGTGGAAAATCCAAATTATTTCCTCAGAAAAATTCCTTTTAATGAAATTCTAGAACTTAGACTTAAAGATCCAAATGATGCATTAATATTCTCAATATCTCCTAAATATTATTACGTAAGCAAGACTACTGTCGGATTTTTAGTACTGAATGCTGTTAGTTATATTCAGAATAAGAAATTTGGATGA